Genomic window (Drosophila sulfurigaster albostrigata strain 15112-1811.04 chromosome 2R, ASM2355843v2, whole genome shotgun sequence):
TTTGTatcttaatattattaaaaatcttcGGCAGATTCCGTTGCTTATGcaatacaacaaattgaataggAAGCGCGTGTGGTTCGCAGTGCGAAACTATCTAGAAACTTCGTGTTTAGGGGCCATAATTAATGCAACAACCTACTATTTAGTTTGCATCTTTAGACAGCTGAATGGACGGTTTGTTTGGGCGTTTACACCATTTATTTCTAACTTATTGGGAACGCAACTCATCTGGTTGGCGTCACCAAAAGTGGTGCAATTTCTTTGCACCGGCATTGTGCATGCAGTAAGTGGAAATTACTTAAAAGGGTATCTTAcctaaattatttaaaaaaagggaTCTTACTTATTATAAACTGATTACAGTCACTGGAGACTATTTTGAGGCAACTGAACTTGGGAGTCGTACATTCCCATCTATCTCGCACTTTTGTGTTCATGTTGTGCTCGATCATCGTGCTGCGTGGACAACAAGCACATGGATACTCGGATTTCTGGTTCATTAGGCCAAAACAATTACCGCAAGATTACCATAAGCGATCCATCGAGCAGCGTATGAAGGATGGTCTACTAGAATTACGCGCCTATCTGGGCTTTGGTTTGGGTATGGATTTATTCAGTGCTGTGGTAAACAGAAAAATGGGAAAGATCAATTTGAAATCTACACGTTTTTTGGTCAGTTATATGGGCATCTATAAGGTGAGCTCATCAACACAAATTGcaagctataaaaatataattttaaaaatgttttcgttTAGGTTCTACAATGTTTGCTAATAGACCACATGGAtgtaaaacacacaaatttacTTGCAGCATTTTTAAGTGGCGGTGCCTTCTGGTTTGTCAAGCAAATACCCTTAACCCTTATGTCGttcgctgtggttgttgcCACCCAAGTGCTGTGGAAAGAGTTTTGTGCCACGGATGCATCTAAAAGTCAACTTCGATCTGGTCTCCAATGCATACCGTGGGCCAAATTGCTAATACCACCAAATCTGGCATATTTGACACACATCAATATCTTCCAAAGAGCAAAGGTCAGCAAATTGGCAATGTCTTTTATTGGAAACACATGTGAATTCAAGTAAGTCAATGACAAAGATTATTATGTATGATTAAAGTAATGATAATCTTTTCGTTTAGCGATTTACGTATATCCAATATGCTGTCGCTTTCCACTGAAGAAATAATGGACATATTCAGCAAACTTCCAGAGAGACcattcttattttaaattaaaattgtgttgTGTGAAATGGTATTTATAAAAGggaaataaaaacttttatttttatgttgcaaTCGTTTCAAATACAGCGCCAATTAAGATTCATTGACCAGCCAAATGTCAGAGGTGCAATCTCCACCTGGATATCGCATTTCATGTGGCAGACTAGGTCCATATGGCTCCTTGCCAAAGTCCACCAAGAAATCTTCATTCAATGTCATGCCGCCGTTatccacatcgacatcaaTGAGAACCACATGTCCACCCCTCGACACCATATCGGGATAAAACTATAAGCAAAACATCTATCAACTTAGTGGAATGAAATAATTCTTCTAAAAAGGTTGCTGACCTGCTTATCCCAGGGTGAATAAAGTGAAGATGAGACATACAAACGCTTGCCATCCAGGGAAAGCTGCATCATTTGCGGGCCACCTTCCAAACGACGACCCTTGATATAGCGAGGAGCTGGTCTTTCCTgtaagaatatatacatataaatatatatataacatggtacattatataatattatataacttGATTCTTAACTCAACCTACAGTCAATTCTTTATCCTCTTTAACAACAACGTTGGGCAGATCACTGCAAATGGCACCTCCCAAAAACAATTGGCCAGTGAGTTTAGGATTCTCTGGATCGGTTATATCGTATTGCCGAACGTCACCATGACGCCAACAGTTTACATAAAGGAATCTATCATCcagagaaataataatatccgAAATCATGCCACCCATTTCCGTTGCAGTGCCACTTCCAGTATCAACAAGCTTTTGTGGTATATCTATAACTTTTTTCACATCAAACTCATCCGAGTCAGATCTCTTTTTAAAGTAAAACACCTTGGCATTCAAGGCACATCCAACATATCCATCGGGACGTTTAGGATCGTGCAGGAAACGAACCTCCAATGGTGTGAAGCCATCGTGACCCAAATCAACGGTCTGATATAGTGTTTGAGTTGACCATTTATAGAAGTTAAGTCTGCATCCATATTGGGATAGATCCTTCGCATCTTCAGGTTTCCAACCACTGTAATTTCCGagattaaaatatgtataattcaAAGTGATTGAATACAAACCGTCGAAACTTGTTGGGAGCTCCCCATTCGGTTGAGACCATAACATCATAATAGGGCTGGTACCAAAAATCATAACCACAAGGCGCCACCTTCTCCCCCTTGGTCCATGTTCCAACACAGTTAAATTCAGAGTCAAAGAGAATAAAATCGCCCTTGGCATATCCCTCGGCATCACCCAGTACAGATATCATGATGTTTCCATTGGCTAAGCAATGAGTTGTGTGCGGAGCAGTCACATTGTGACTCTTCAAGACGTCGCCATTTATCTCCTTCACGATCTCGGGCTTTCGTGGATCTGTTGCCACGTCAAGTACGTAAATGAAATCTGAATTGATTGCCGGCAACACTAGGCGATTTCTCTTTGGCACCGATTTGGCGTTCTTATCCACAACATAACAGCTGGAGCAAGCATTCCAACCGGAGTGGTGCAACTCGTTTCCCTTGCGATTGGTAAAGGTGCGATGAACAATCTAAAATAGATGCACCATTTAATTTACAGAACGTTTTtgagtgaaaaatatatttacttaccTGACAATATGTGGGGCTAGAAGGGTCCACATCAATGGTAGACAGATAATCGCCGTGCTCTTCTTCCAAATTAGGTTGAATCGTCACCGTATAGAGTAGAGTCTCTCGGGGTCCATTTTTCATAGCATCAAGTGGAGTTGCGTAACCGGGACCATGGCAACAGGctgcaaatacatatacatattcattTATCAGTAGAGTTTactatttttggcatttaccTTTGATCACATCTGtgtatatgtaaaataattaagtcTTACTTTTGTCCGACATTATCGATTCTCTTTAGCACGTTGTTATTGCTCAAAGCAAAGCGAGATACTGCGTCGCATAGGAATGAGAATTTGCTTTTAAGTGTTTGTTATCGCCCGGTTTTGAGCAAGCATTTAATTCAgtagcaaaacaaatacaaatacatgtGTACATACTCGTATGATCAATTGTTTGCGGCTCTCTTCATTGACTCTTGTAGagctaaataaaaacaaaaacccgTATACGAACTTATAAATTGATAAAACATAAGATACAACTATACATACTTCGTGCCAGGAGATACCAGGAGAATTACATTATGCAAATATCTATATCGCTCTTAAAGCAAGCAAAGAGAAAGTGGTTTTTATCATCTTTCTTTGAGCTCGCATTCAAAAACTCTGATTGGGCATATAAGACTAATGGTCAACAAGATGataacataaatacaataatgcATAGacaattattcacaaaataatgaaagttAAATCGCAAAtcggcaaaaaaaataataatttttgtaagaatatttattgtacACTTAAAAGTAATGTAAGTAATTGAAaagttacatatattttcccACTCTCCATTACTTCTTCTGTTTATGAATAAGTATCTTcttgttttaaaaaattaagctTTCTTATCTTTGAGATAGCATATCAGATAAAAACACGACACGCACTCATCTCTAGCATGTGGCAAGTTATGAATGTCTGGCAACGCCACATTGGCCATCAGCTGATTTCTGTTATTGTCTGCATAAATTTTCTGTTACGTTTGTCGTTACAACATGCGCTTATTAACACAAATTCGCAGAGCATCCACACAAGCCACTCGCCGGCGAGTGGTCATCACTGGTAGCGGAGCCGTCACTCCACTGGCCAATAATGCAGCCGAATCGTGGCAACGCCTACTGGCAGGGGAATCGGCAATTTCCCGGCTAGGAGCTGAATTCAAGGGACTGCCATGCCAAGTTGCCGCACAAATACCAAGAGAACGCTTAGAAATCGACAAACATCTGACGAAAAGTGATCTTAAACTCATGAGCCCTGCCACACAATTCGCGGTCATTGCAGCGGACGAAGCACTGGCCGCAGCACGGCTGCAACCCAAGGAGTTGAGCGAAGAGCAGCGTGAACGTTTCGGAGTGTGCGTCGGCATGGGCATGTTTGATTTGTCCGAAGTGTATGGGGCATTCCAGCAGCTACAGCGTGGATATAATCGTGTCAGTCCATATTTTGTGCCAAGATTACTGCCGAACATGGCGTGTGGTCATATTAGCATGCGACATGGTCTGCGAGGACCCAACCATTCCGTGTCAACGGCTTGCGCAACCGGTGCCCATGCCATTGGTGATGCTATGCGCTTTATACGCAACGGCGACGCGGACCTGATGCTTGCTGGCAGTGGAGAGGCGTGCATAGACCCCCTATCGATTGCTGGCTTTTGTAGGTTACGCGCACTGAGCACGGCGTTCAATGATAACCCTGCCGTGGCCTCGCGACCTTTTGATAAGGCACGCGATGGTTTTGTGATGGGTGAGGGGTCCGCTGTGTTGGTGCTGGAAGAGCTGGAGCACGCACGTTTTCGTGGAGCTCCCATATTGGCCGAGCTGCTGGGCTATGGACTTTCCGGCGATGCTCATCACATCACCTCGCCCAGCGAGGATGGAGCTGGTGCCACGCTGGCCATGCGTCGCGCTATTGCCGATGCTTGTGTAAAACCAGAGGATATTCGCTATGTTAATGCACATGCCACATCAACACCGACTGGAGATAGGATTGAAGCTCATGCAATTAGTCGTGTCTTTGGAGAACACAAGACCAACGTTTTCGTATCCTCCACAAAGGGTGCTCATGGTCATCTACTGGGTTCGTCGGGTAATCTAGAAGCTCTATTTGTGGTACATGCTTGTGCCGAAAATAAATTGCCACCATCGATTCATGTTGAGAATTTGGACGTGGACGCCAATGTTGTGACAAAAACATGCAATTGGCCAGAGGACCAATCTCGACGAATTGCTCTAAAGAATTCCTTTGGATTTGGTGGCACAAATGCCTCCCTTTGCATTGCCAGTTTCGCGGAATAGAACTACGTTAATTTGAAGAAAGATTTGTAAAGTGATTGTCATTATGTGTGaataaattgttgaatatatgaatatatttttgtaggaaaatttttagttttaaaactttatttggAAAACTTTTCGGTTTCTTGTCCCTCCCTCCCCGCCAAACTACCAGCGTTCTTGCTTCCTGCAttgtaaaaaatttatatgcgTATTGTATCGTGCAATGCGCAGATTTGATACTGTTATACtgtatatctgtatatatatatatatttatatataggtatgtatatataataatgtatataGCTCTGTTTGatttgcttctgttgcttgACTTTCGGTTTACTTTTTACTATATGCAGCATGCATACACTcttgattttgtatttctaaACAAACATATTGTGTGTTGTGGTCGTTTTTCTGACATCATTAGCTGGTTTCTTTcccttttttgtgtttctcgCTTatcctttttaatttaaagaattttttattttacaaaattacttaaattgtaaagttaaaaatacataGATTGGCTTACAATTAGAATTTCTttataatcattatttataaatgtttttgttgctgattttattatttgttgtattttacttttgttttcatttgggTTCTCAATGCTGATCTACTCTTGGGTTTTACTTGTCATTTGCCAAATCgtaaatgttatattattatgttatattatgctcaatacattaataaatgtatattatgtGGTTTATTTCCttattaatgcatttataGGCTTAAATAATATGCTATACTTGTGTatgtgtctctgtctgtcaTATGTTTATTGTGTATCGCTTTTAaagtattaatttgaaatttgtatataaattatgaaaataaattgtattcgAAGTTATAAACTTTATCCCATTTACTGTACAATTTGTGGTTGTTTTcccgttttgttgttttagttacagcgtataattaatttttttaaataatcttGCACGTCACATTTAATAACAAGGTTAGATTTCCATTTGTTTTGATACTTAAagcattaaatcaattttaaaatatctttcTTCTGTTATTTGCATCATCAAATTTTgagtgaaaaatatttcaaaattatggAGGCctttgattttcaaatttacgTATCTGGTTTTAGCTAGCATGCAACAAACATTagattaacaaaattaaaattttttttggtaccTGAAGGCGAACTgcagaaattacaaatttaaaaaggacgttaaaatattttacatatatacgtaagaaataaaaattggacAATGCAGGGAAcgatattattaaaaatgcctACACGTAATCTAATATAGAATCAATGAATTTATTCCTTGAGTTTCATACATGTCCAATGTCGCAGTGTAGTTATGTTTTTGTGTACGGTATACTgagattttaaaaattgtaaaattatgtaaaatatgaataaatatttgatttgttttgcgGTGTGTGTTACTATTGCTTTAGATCTTAACACTTATTATCttactatttgttttttttttttaagacatCTATTTAAGCGCTAGTaaagtttttttcttgttgtcaGTGGTTGGATTACTGTTTTAGTGAAAATGGGGTACCAACGTCATATAGTGATGCAGTAACTCTTGCCTACActagatgtatgtatgtaagtatgtttTGTGgatctgtatgtgtgtacgtATGCATGCGGggtttatttatgtttgtatgtacatgGCAAGCCACTAAAAGACAGAATCTGGGTCACTAGTTTAGCAATGCATCCATTGTATATGGAAATGGCggatgctgctgatgctgttcgAATCTGTTGGCTGAATATGACAGCAactttgccgctgctgctgcgcttaTTTTCGCTGATGTTTCGGCCGTCGACGGTCAGTCCAGTATAACGATTTGTGATTCAATAGGTTTGCTGCTCGGCTCAGGGGCCATTGACTTGATGGGCAGTGAGCGCCATGGTTTGCGCGCCGCACGACGCAGGTCCACAGCTGAGAGTATTTTTCGTGTTTTTCTGCAACAAACACAAGCGTTAATGTGTAAACTTTCAAACTCAGTTATCTAAGTGTAACTTACTTGTGTACATCTGTGGCTCTAAAGTAAACATCGTCCGGTGCATCCATCCAACTAATGACCTGCTTGCGTCCGTTGCCACCGCGTGCCATTTGCGCGATCTTTTGTTTTCCGTTAAGCTGTATCAAATGAAAAAACCAGTCAGCATCTTGAAAATTTAACAGTTATAGTAAACGAAACTTACGTGATGTCTCGAGAGCGGCTGTCCTGATGCCGCCATCATTGCAGCAAATTGTTCCGGACTGGGGCAGTGCGAGGGCATTGGATCCTTGTTTGGGCGTTTGGCAGGTGGTCCGCTGGGCACAATGGTTACTATAATGTAGACACAGCCAAATTAGTTACCGGCTCCAGTAGAAAACGAAACTACACATACCTTCGGTACCATTAAGTTGTTGTTCCTCGTGGGCACGCTTGCGTATCGTAGACGTTGCTTGCGCTGGAATTATGGATAGTTCTTTGTTGTCAGCCGCAACAGGCACTGCGACAACATCTGGTGTTTTGTTGGGTACTCGTTCGTAGACTAAGCTGCCGTCTGGAGCTTTGGGCGGCTTTGGgaatgaaacaacaacaggctGCGGCATTTTATCCTTGGGCGTTAGCACCAACCATTCGTGAGGACCACTGCCAGGTGCACCCAAACggtttgcaattttttgtgACACTGCCACGATCCTTGGGCTTGAGCAAAAGCATCTTTTTGATTTCCGCTTGCGATTTGCCACTAATACGATTCGTAACTGCAAAAGTAACTCAATGAAATAAtggataaattaaatatgaagaGTTAATGCTTACATTCCTGCTTGACCAACAGCGCATTGATTGCATATGCACTTTGTCGCGCCGCCTTCTTCGGTTTAACAATGCTTCGACAAACAATGCGAGCTACACGCGTCATTGGATTTGTGTGCAAGTAGAAGGCAGTACGCGTCTTCATTATTGGTCGTGGCGAGCCGGAGCTAATGGCAATGCCGTGCGCTTGCGCATAATGACGTGCCAGATGCGTCTTTAGCTTAAACTCCTTGCCACAGTTCACAATAGAACACCtgcataaaaaaattattaatataactctttgtttaatcaattaattgtAGTACCTGTGCAATTGACGATTACTTAGATCACTGACTTTTTCATCATCGTTAAGATCTACCACGGTTGTGGCGCCTGTCGATGCTaacgctgctgctggtgttgcagTGATAGCTGTTTTTTTCTTAGCCTCCCCATCGTTGGCATCACCTTTGTGTGCCGATTTCATACTTCCATACTTTCGCCAATAGTCCCAACATGTTTGGCATAGACGACACGCCAAGTGGCCATTGCTAAAGGAGTTCCACtgtaattaaaagaaagaaattacataaatatatatggtTTATCAAAATCAATGAGTCGCAGTACCTGTGATGATTTTGTTGTCCCGCATGATTCACACGGTTTGCCATTGTTGGACAAGTCTGCGCCACCATTAGTAGTGCCATTATAGATACCACCTTGGCCACCGCCGCTTCCCGCCTTCACGTTGGCACCATTGCCTttaccattattattatattgggGTATGTAAACCTGTTTGAGCTTGAGTTCCGCCTCGACAGCCTTGACGCGTTTCTGCTGCACATATCGATCGGTGGTCTTCCACATATAGTAATATTCAATGATCTGTTTTAGCGTTTTCCATGGCAGCTGTTAAGCGAAAACAAGTAAGGCTTTATCATTCAAAATTCATGTGGTCAATAAGGGTAGTTTACTTACGAAATCTTGTCGTATGTCATTGAAGTCCTTGCCATATTTATCGAGCGCTTCCTCAAAGAGATTTGCTTCTGATGCGCTCCAATCTTCGATTTCATCGCGACAGAGTACTGGCCCAGTGGAAGGAACTAGTGAAGACATGGCCTCCTCAATTGAATATTCGTGCTTGTGCAGAATGTCCATAGCGTGAAACTGAAATCAAAGAAACGTCATATAATTAGCAAGATGATGATAATGCTAATAGATAATGTCGATTGCTTACCAGGGTTATGTCTCGACTGGCGGCTGCTGCAGACATGTGCAACGAAGGTTGCTTCACCGAACTGCTGCAATCAAGGGCGCGGGCAAAGGTGCCGATGGAACGTGAGACAACGAGAAACTGGTCGATCTTACGATCGGTCAAACTGTGCTCTGGCGTCCACACCAATGATTCGAGCTCCTCAAGCTTGCGTTCATCTGTGGCGGTGTCTTTTAGCTTGGCGGGTATATCACACTGATAGCGACTGCCGACACGTATCTCACCCTTGTCAGCGAGCAATGTTTTTTGATTCGGATCGAAGACCAAACAATAAAAGAATGTGTCCtgcaattcaaaaaataaaaataaaaattatagtgAATTAAACACATATAATATACGGGAAAATTAAATCTCAATTGCTATGACACTACACAACTCACGTCTTTATTGAGATAACTTTGTAATGACTCCGTCTCGTTGAGTAGCGTGACGGAGCACTTCCCTCGGATCTGTGTGGCGGGTATCGTCTCAACTTGTCGCGATAAAAATAATTCTCGATGCTTGATCTGGTATCGCTGTTTGCTGGTTAGCGCTTCGCTCTTTTCCCCATCGCCACCAGCAGCACCGCCGCTTGCTACGCTATTATTGTTAGTGTTATTGGTGCTGGAATTGCCTGTAGTGGCGCTGGCTGATGCTTGCGTTGGGCTGGTGCGTTCCTCTTCGAGTGCAGCTGGAAACAAATCAATTCATGTATTTATGAATAAGTGCATTTCTATTGCTTTAGACATGCTACATACGAGCACTAAAATTATAAGGGCTAAGTTTAGAAACAATCAACCATTGCAAGACCAAATTTGACGTTGATAACTAGACTACATTACAGGTTGGTACTAACATCATCAAATTAGTTCATGAACTCGGCAAAATTTACTACAAACGAATtccatatataaaaaaaaagcaattcgcatacattttaatattcagtTCTAAATAGAATACTTTAAGCAATAATAAGTTATAAGTGACATTTTGTATGCTTAGTTCATGAACATTGCCCAGGTCAGTACCAAACTTGCTCTATTataatagcaataaataaataagaagtgactactatacataaatattcacCATATGACAAAAATAAGGAGAGAAATAAGATGTTGCAACGAAAGTGCATTCTCAAAAGAAATTGTTTAGCTACGTTcaacataaaaatgaatgaTATATTGATTTTAGTAATAACTGCTTTGCCAGAGAGAGAATTTGTACCTATTGAAGGATCGAGCACAGCTTGCGCCGCCTGCTCCTCTCCCACGGGTGTTCGAAGCCAGGTTTTCTTCAGTTTAGTTGCCAGCGGTGAATCCTCAGCGGTTGCCACTGCATCATCATCGAAGGTAGGTATTTCAGTGAGTGTTGTAGTGAGAGGTGATTTTTTGTTGGGAAATGTTGAttttacaaacatacatatgcatatatatatatttaataatatttacaatgttAATATGAGTGAGAGAATGTGTTAACAAGCAAGCGAAAGGGCGAAGCTTCATTTATAGTACTTTTGACTACAAAACTGCaaacaagttggcagcgcGGAGTTTCAAGTGAGGTTAAGTACAAAAAGTAATTTCACTAAAAGATGTCGCGTTTGCCCACCAAACGAAAgcccaacaaaataaatacaaaactttttgaatttatttttaatacccGCGCGCCAGCCCACACAAGGCATCATGAAGGGATGGTAACGGGTGGTTTAGTCTATGTATATCCGGGGTGGGGTGAGTGGTGGTGGCTGTCTTCTTAAGGAGTTCGTCGCAGAGACCTAACGCTACCCAACCCTACCCACCCCACCCTATCTTTTTCTTCTACACAAGGTTGTGGGTGCATTGCTGAATTTACAAGAGCGTAGGtgtactatactatactatatactatagcTAAAGAAcatgaagaagaagcaacagcagccgagGCGGCATCACAGCATAACCTAGTCAAGGGGGAGTCATGGGGGTTGGGGTGGGCAACTGTTTGGTGGCCATAGATAGGAAACATACAGTCTGGTAAGTGCGCGGTCGGCTTGCAGGGGTTGGCAGATAGAGATGGAGGCGTGTGCGTTTTGTTGGCTGCCACTGTCTGTCTTTGCTCCCGTTTCCCATTCCCTTGCTTAGCCACGCGtatttcagctttttttcGTGTTGTCGTGGCCAGTGTACAGCTttgagttttttgtttgtctctttttgtcgtttttttctCACTTCTTGACACgcttgaatataatattatttgtggTGTAGTTTGGTGTGtgctaatttttaaatgaatgattAGCAGCTAGGCTGCAAACAGGCAGCGCACGCCGAAAGAATTTGCAGCTCTCAAAAAAAGTAAAGGAGCAAGCTGTCaagcttaaaaaaaatgtagctTGGGGGTAGCTGGGGTGAGGCATGTGATGAAGGGCTCCACCGTTAATGGGTATTGTCGACGCTATATGTGCCCCGGGAAAAGAGGGCCAGGGGAGGTGGAAGGGGAGGACGCGTTGGAAAAACGCATTTTCGTTGGGTCACGTATCGAATTCGAGTGGCACAAGCCAACCAAAACCAACCAACCCCACCGATTGGGGgggttgtgtgtgtatgcttttTGGGATGAAGATACAGCGAAATGGTCTGGTCTGTCCATGCTGAGCTGATGACTGCTAGTTGTTGGGCGGACTCCCCcttgtctctctgtgtgtatgtatacatGAATGGAGAATGCAAAGCGCGGCTCCTTCCGATGCTGTTTCTGCAGCACAACCAACAACAGGGCTGCCTCATGAAAATTTTCACACAAATGTGAGTGTAGCAGCAGTAGGAGTTGGAGCTCAGAGCACAGAGGTAGACATTCAGTCTACCTACTTACCTATCTACCTAGTGCTGCCTAGTATTCCCACATTGAGGCTGGCGCCGCCTGtcgggcagcagcagcaaccaaaaacggtaacaacagcaacaactacaacagcaacatcgaaGTACAGTGCAGCTCAACACATATTATGCTTATGTGCTTCGTGTTGTttgtcttgttgtttttgtagctACGGATGCTCGGATTCCGTTTActctttgctttggctgtaTGCTTTACAGTTGTTGTCATTGCGGTTCTTGTTGCTCTTGATGTCggcttttattattgttgttgctgttgttttttgctactgctgctaagtgggtgtgtgtgtgtgtttgttgggTGGGCCATGCTTTGACACATTGCACACAGGCATATGCTAAGGGTGGTGGGGGCAGAAGCAGCTTCGGTTTTGGTTTCGGTGTGGTGGGGTTTGGGGTGTGGTGTACTTCACCTCCCACCGTGCGCCTTCGACGACTGAGCTTTGGTTTTTGTGGTGAAAATGTGCTCAGGATCTGTAGGGGgcgcttttggctttggcttacGACTCTTATTCGACGGTCGCGACAAGTACTATTCATAACATAACCTCACTTAGCTCTCggataacaaaataaatacttataaatatacaaaacttaCACATACGTTTTGAAATTGGGAggaatttgttgttttctagtttttttcttctattttttttttttcagtaaATTTACTTACGTTGATGCTTATCCGCCAGCT
Coding sequences:
- the LOC133839298 gene encoding LOW QUALITY PROTEIN: metastasis-associated protein MTA3 (The sequence of the model RefSeq protein was modified relative to this genomic sequence to represent the inferred CDS: deleted 1 base in 1 codon; substituted 1 base at 1 genomic stop codon); its protein translation is MATNMYRVGDYVYVETAPNSPFLIRRIEELNKNQTGNVEAKVMCFYRRRDLPNPLVQLADKHQLATAEDSPLATKLKKTWLRTPVGEEQAAQAVLDPSIAALEEERTSPTQASASATTGNSSTNNTNNNSVASGGAAGGDGEKSEALTSKQRYQIKHRELFLSRQVETIPATQIRGKCSVTLLNETESLQSYLNKDDTFFYCLVFDPNQKTLLADKGEIRVGSRYQCDIPAKLKDTATDERKLEELESLVWTPEHSLTDRKIDQFLVVSRSIGTFARALDCSSSVKQPSLHMSAAAASRDITLFHAMDILHKHEYSIEEAMSSLVPSTGPVLCRDEIEDWSASEANLFEEALDKYGKDFNDIRQDFLPWKTLKQIIEYYYMWKTTDRYVQQKRVKAVEAELKLKQVYIPQYNNNGKGNGANVKAGSGGGQGGIYNGTTNGGADLSNNGKPCESCGTTKSSQWNSFSNGHLACRLCQTCWDYWRKYGSMKSAHKGDANDGEAKKKTAITATPAAALASTGATTVVDLNDDEKVSDLSNRQLHRCSIVNCGKEFKLKTHLARHYAQAHGIAISSGSPRPIMKTRTAFYLHTNPMTRVARIVCRSIVKPKKAARQSAYAINALLVKQEFTNRISGKSQAEIKKMLLLKPKDRGSVTKIANRLGAPGSGPHEWLVLTPKDKMPQPVVVSFPKPPKAPDGSLVYERVPNKTPDVVAVPVAADNKELSIIPAQATSTIRKRAHEEQQLNGTEVTIVPSGPPAKRPNKDPMPSHCPSPEQFAAMMAASGQPLSRHHLNGKQKIAQMARGGNGRKQVISWMDAPDDVYFRATDVHKKTRKILSAVDLRRAARKPWRSLPIKSMAPEPSSKPIESQIVILDXPSTAETSAKISAAAAAKLLSYSANRFEQHQQHPPFPYTMDALLN